One part of the Bacteroidia bacterium genome encodes these proteins:
- a CDS encoding T9SS type A sorting domain-containing protein, producing MVQLYRFTQFLISLILVFWLGTVSSLAQSQVSQLCSLDNFQASNGHSIYLDNLPGASSPRFVFDSQGGNLTIFNDGTANLTGRVQHESQPNLQWDVNIWLVNERDFATWTALGRGVKVELAPQSVVTANQQDWLFYELDDTRSTLIGVGGTFYDGDTLDLSHRPSNFDYGFQMGIGANAKNAMDGLSGWFFYSGAYTGIGDVNVNRDCSAPTCDVEITDVTTTCINDSTFNVSVSFTGTGNQFEISDNQGRSPLSGLSAGTYMFSSYSNNTNVEIIVSDMSIAACADTADVVSNDCTPAPVCDVAIDSLSSTCLNDTTFEVSVYVSGTGNYTISDDQGSATQNGVGGVFVFGPYANNTPVSFTANDASIANCSDNAGPISNDCAPPPPVCDVAIDSIYSVCITDSTFEVSVIVSGAGTLTVRDNQGFPVQTGPAGTYTFGPYRNNLSNILIVVLNPDIANCQESLIAPALDCSPPPPVCDVALDSLDSNCLTDSTFEVSFILGGTGNYTVSDNQGMSQNGAAGSYTFGPYLNNVSVSFTATDDSDSTCQASIGPITADCAPDTCAVTITDLVAECASDTSFAVMVTFTGIGNNFSISDNLGSTPMTGLGPGTYMFGDYFNSTDVFITVSDSSFAGCTSTLGPVTADCTPVPVCDVSIDTAYTECINDSTFEVVVTFQGTGSLFQIFDNLGSPGVTNLAAGTYRFGVYPNGSQVQVTVLDFAIFNCFETTPPLTNTCDTTGTGLFTGITNFVSSISGKNVDLSWESKLLDNGTYYEIEREDGAGEFTTIGMRMLSEMDLFENKYYFTDYAIEANKYFSYRIKQVKPDGEISYSALIKTIRLDQNELLIGEVYPNPSNGITRIKMNAGSPHRVSCELLDAKGALVSDSVINTVVGSQELVIPSNKLRPGMYLVRLTLENNKVFVRKLIITE from the coding sequence ATGGTACAATTATACCGCTTTACCCAATTTCTCATTAGCCTTATACTGGTCTTTTGGCTAGGCACTGTGTCAAGCCTTGCCCAATCCCAGGTAAGTCAACTTTGCAGCTTAGATAATTTCCAGGCATCTAACGGCCATTCGATCTATTTAGACAATCTACCCGGAGCATCATCTCCGCGCTTTGTGTTTGATTCTCAGGGAGGTAACCTGACAATCTTCAATGACGGCACAGCAAATCTAACTGGTAGAGTTCAACATGAATCTCAACCCAATCTTCAATGGGATGTAAACATCTGGTTGGTCAATGAAAGGGACTTCGCTACCTGGACCGCTTTAGGTAGAGGAGTGAAAGTTGAACTTGCTCCCCAATCTGTAGTTACCGCAAACCAGCAAGACTGGTTGTTTTACGAATTAGATGATACCAGAAGTACGCTAATTGGTGTGGGTGGTACCTTCTATGATGGGGATACCCTTGATCTTAGCCACAGACCATCCAACTTTGACTATGGTTTCCAAATGGGAATCGGTGCCAATGCTAAAAATGCAATGGACGGTCTTTCCGGTTGGTTCTTTTATTCTGGGGCCTATACAGGTATCGGAGATGTAAACGTTAATCGCGACTGTAGCGCGCCTACCTGCGATGTGGAAATCACAGATGTAACTACTACCTGCATCAATGATTCTACTTTTAATGTAAGCGTAAGCTTCACCGGAACTGGCAATCAATTCGAAATTTCTGATAACCAGGGAAGATCTCCTTTAAGTGGATTAAGCGCTGGTACTTATATGTTTAGCTCCTACAGCAATAATACGAATGTCGAAATCATCGTCAGCGATATGAGTATTGCAGCATGTGCTGACACTGCTGATGTAGTTAGCAATGATTGTACTCCGGCTCCTGTGTGTGATGTGGCTATTGATAGCCTCTCAAGCACTTGTCTTAACGATACCACTTTCGAAGTAAGTGTATATGTATCCGGGACCGGGAACTATACAATAAGTGATGACCAGGGATCTGCAACTCAAAATGGAGTAGGAGGGGTATTCGTTTTCGGGCCTTATGCCAACAATACTCCCGTTTCATTTACTGCAAATGATGCGTCTATTGCTAACTGTTCTGATAATGCAGGACCGATCAGCAATGATTGTGCGCCTCCTCCTCCAGTATGTGATGTGGCCATAGACAGTATTTATTCTGTCTGTATTACTGATTCTACTTTCGAGGTATCTGTAATAGTTTCTGGAGCAGGAACATTGACCGTACGGGATAATCAAGGCTTTCCAGTTCAAACTGGACCTGCAGGAACCTACACCTTCGGACCTTACAGAAATAATCTTTCGAATATCCTGATTGTGGTTTTAAATCCGGACATAGCAAATTGTCAGGAGAGTTTAATAGCTCCAGCTCTGGATTGTTCACCACCACCTCCGGTATGTGATGTTGCACTTGATAGCCTTGACAGCAATTGCTTGACAGACTCTACTTTCGAAGTGTCCTTTATACTGGGCGGAACTGGCAACTATACTGTTTCTGATAATCAGGGCATGAGCCAAAATGGAGCTGCTGGATCCTATACCTTTGGACCTTACTTAAATAATGTATCTGTTTCATTCACAGCTACTGATGATTCTGATAGTACTTGTCAGGCTAGCATTGGACCTATCACTGCGGATTGTGCGCCAGATACATGTGCGGTAACTATTACCGATCTGGTAGCAGAGTGTGCCTCAGATACTTCTTTTGCAGTAATGGTAACCTTTACCGGAATCGGCAACAATTTCAGTATCTCCGACAATCTTGGATCAACCCCCATGACAGGATTAGGACCGGGGACCTATATGTTCGGTGATTACTTCAACAGTACCGATGTATTCATCACAGTATCAGATTCAAGTTTTGCAGGATGTACTTCAACACTCGGACCTGTTACGGCAGACTGTACACCGGTTCCTGTATGTGATGTTTCTATAGACACTGCCTATACAGAGTGTATCAATGATTCAACCTTTGAGGTGGTAGTTACTTTCCAGGGAACTGGTAGTCTCTTCCAGATCTTCGATAATCTTGGTTCACCGGGTGTTACAAATTTAGCTGCAGGAACCTATAGATTCGGTGTTTATCCAAACGGAAGCCAGGTTCAGGTAACAGTACTGGATTTTGCAATCTTCAACTGTTTCGAAACAACTCCGCCTCTAACAAATACCTGCGACACCACTGGAACAGGTTTATTTACAGGCATCACCAATTTTGTATCCAGTATCTCTGGCAAAAATGTTGACCTGAGTTGGGAATCAAAGCTATTGGATAATGGAACGTATTATGAAATAGAAAGAGAAGATGGTGCAGGTGAATTCACAACAATCGGCATGAGAATGTTGAGTGAAATGGACCTCTTTGAAAATAAATATTACTTCACGGACTATGCGATTGAGGCTAATAAATACTTTAGCTATCGAATCAAACAAGTCAAGCCAGACGGAGAGATCTCTTACTCAGCTCTGATCAAAACAATCAGACTGGATCAGAATGAACTCTTGATTGGAGAAGTTTACCCGAATCCTTCAAATGGAATTACAAGGATCAAGATGAATGCCGGAAGTCCTCATAGAGTATCATGTGAACTCCTTGATGCCAAAGGCGCGCTTGTATCCGACTCAGTGATAAATACGGTCGTAGGATCTCAGGAATTAGTGATTCCTTCAAACAAACTACGACCAGGTATGTACCTGGTGAGATTAACCCTTGAAAATAACAAGGTCTTCGTCAGGAAGTTAATAATTACAGAATAA
- a CDS encoding family 10 glycosylhydrolase, with product MSLVYRFFSFPFLQKGFFFFCCFALLIPSLKAQIHPPKREFRGIWMASVKNIDWPSRAGLSTEKQQAELLEMLDRCKEAGLNAVIFQIRPAGEVFYESRFEPWSSYLNGELGKAPAPYYDPLTFIIDACHERGLELHAWINPFRLNLDWFEGKELPKGHIGSRFPDWTFSYGKNLYVNPGNPYARRYIMEIVSDVVRRYDIDAIHFDDYFYPYKIQGEILNDSLSFEQFNPDNLELDDWRRDNINSFIRDVSDSIYAIKPFVELGISPFGVWRNVSQDSKGSNTRSGQSSYDDLYADILKWMENGWIDYVAPQIYWSRGFAPADFEVLLDWWERNKQRTKLYIGQALYKIDNNSDINWSKPEEIPEQIRQIRNLRTVSGSIFFSAKWLKTNPLGIMDSLSQNHYFYPSLTPYAKRFEPEAPLAPYGLETDSDPKGVAMIWSSEASSKEIKYYVVYRNKGRKIPLPLPEYQQTIVRSNDLYYLDEETRWLKKYTYAITAVDWLGNESEISDFRSQRRWSRTPKKPKKEKATLGGR from the coding sequence ATGTCTTTAGTCTACAGATTTTTTTCTTTCCCTTTTCTACAAAAAGGGTTTTTCTTTTTCTGCTGCTTTGCGCTCCTTATTCCATCTCTCAAAGCTCAAATCCATCCTCCCAAAAGAGAATTCAGGGGCATATGGATGGCAAGTGTCAAAAATATAGACTGGCCTTCCCGAGCAGGACTTTCCACAGAAAAACAGCAGGCAGAACTTCTCGAAATGCTGGACCGATGCAAAGAAGCGGGCCTGAATGCGGTTATTTTTCAAATCAGACCTGCAGGAGAAGTATTCTATGAAAGTCGATTTGAGCCCTGGTCTTCCTATTTAAATGGGGAATTGGGGAAAGCACCCGCTCCTTACTATGATCCTTTGACCTTTATTATTGATGCCTGCCATGAGCGGGGATTGGAACTACATGCGTGGATCAATCCTTTCCGACTGAATCTGGACTGGTTTGAAGGAAAAGAGTTGCCTAAAGGGCATATTGGGAGTCGCTTTCCTGACTGGACCTTTTCCTATGGAAAAAATCTCTATGTCAATCCGGGAAATCCTTATGCCCGAAGGTATATTATGGAAATTGTCAGTGATGTTGTCAGGCGATATGACATAGATGCCATTCATTTCGATGATTACTTCTATCCTTATAAAATTCAAGGAGAAATCCTCAATGACAGCCTGAGTTTTGAGCAATTTAATCCTGACAATCTTGAGCTGGATGACTGGCGGAGAGATAATATAAACTCTTTTATCAGGGATGTAAGCGATAGTATATATGCCATTAAGCCTTTTGTCGAGCTTGGGATTAGTCCTTTTGGGGTTTGGCGAAATGTTTCTCAGGATTCGAAAGGATCAAATACCCGCAGCGGGCAAAGTAGTTATGATGATTTATATGCGGATATCCTGAAGTGGATGGAAAATGGCTGGATCGATTATGTCGCTCCACAAATATACTGGAGTAGGGGATTTGCCCCGGCCGATTTTGAGGTATTGTTGGATTGGTGGGAGCGAAATAAACAGAGGACCAAATTATACATAGGGCAGGCATTATATAAGATTGATAATAATTCGGACATCAATTGGAGTAAGCCAGAGGAAATTCCTGAGCAAATCCGGCAAATCCGGAATCTCCGTACAGTATCCGGGAGCATTTTTTTTAGTGCAAAGTGGCTAAAAACAAATCCATTGGGAATTATGGATTCCCTTTCGCAAAATCATTATTTCTATCCTTCCTTAACTCCATATGCCAAGCGTTTTGAGCCAGAAGCGCCACTTGCTCCATATGGACTGGAGACAGACTCAGATCCAAAAGGCGTAGCCATGATCTGGTCTTCTGAAGCTTCCAGTAAAGAGATCAAGTATTATGTAGTTTATCGAAATAAAGGGAGAAAAATCCCCTTGCCTTTGCCCGAATATCAACAGACCATCGTGAGATCCAATGATCTCTATTATCTGGATGAGGAAACTCGTTGGTTGAAAAAATACACCTATGCGATAACTGCTGTGGACTGGTTGGGAAATGAAAGTGAGATTAGTGATTTTCGCTCGCAGAGGAGGTGGAGCAGGACACCTAAAAAGCCTAAAAAAGAAAAGGCGACCTTGGGAGGGAGATAA
- the murQ gene encoding N-acetylmuramic acid 6-phosphate etherase — protein sequence MKSTEQSSNYEGLDKMSTADLLSSINQEDKKVPEVISKLLGPIELLIEAAFVCMKMGGRLIYMGSGTSGRLGIVDASECPPTFGVDPGRVVGLIAGGKEAVYKAVEYAEDSFEQGWLDLEEIGIDEKDFVIGIAASGTTPYVLGAMDEARSRGIKTACITCNYDTPLAAKVEFPVEVVVGPEFVTGSTRMKAGTAQKLVLNMISTSLMIKLGHVIGNKMVDMQLSNKKLVDRGSRMIMEKTSLDYDSAKELLLRYGSVREALTAYAGGN from the coding sequence ATGAAATCAACTGAACAGTCCTCAAATTATGAAGGACTGGATAAAATGAGCACAGCAGATTTGTTGTCCTCAATCAATCAGGAAGACAAGAAGGTCCCGGAAGTTATCTCAAAACTTCTGGGGCCTATTGAACTTCTTATAGAGGCCGCTTTTGTCTGCATGAAAATGGGAGGCAGGCTGATCTATATGGGCAGTGGAACCAGTGGTAGATTGGGGATTGTAGATGCTTCAGAATGCCCACCTACTTTTGGAGTAGACCCGGGAAGGGTAGTGGGCTTGATCGCAGGAGGCAAGGAAGCTGTTTATAAGGCTGTGGAATATGCTGAGGATAGTTTCGAGCAAGGATGGTTAGATCTGGAGGAAATTGGGATTGATGAAAAGGATTTTGTGATAGGGATTGCTGCCAGCGGTACAACTCCCTATGTCCTCGGGGCCATGGATGAAGCCAGATCAAGAGGTATCAAAACAGCTTGTATTACCTGTAATTATGATACTCCCCTGGCTGCTAAAGTTGAGTTTCCTGTAGAGGTGGTTGTGGGACCCGAATTTGTGACAGGAAGTACCCGGATGAAAGCCGGGACGGCACAAAAACTGGTACTCAATATGATTTCAACCTCCCTGATGATCAAATTAGGACATGTAATTGGAAATAAGATGGTGGATATGCAGCTTTCAAATAAGAAGCTTGTAGATCGGGGAAGTCGGATGATTATGGAAAAGACCAGCCTGGACTATGATTCTGCAAAAGAACTATTGTTAAGATATGGAAGTGTACGGGAGGCATTAACTGCCTATGCGGGTGGTAATTGA
- the nagB gene encoding glucosamine-6-phosphate deaminase has product MLAVHPSTTYQFEKIPTRIYENSSIASKEVAGRIASLIRHKAQKGEMAVLGLATGSTPTGVYNELVRMHEEEGLSFQNVISFNLDEYFPMEPDALQSYHRFMNEYLFDRVDIKRENVNIPDGTLPLEEIDKFCLEYEKKIEEVGGLDIQLLGIGRTGHIGFNEPGSSISSRTRMIALDRITIRDAASDFFAEENVPRRAVTMGVGTIMRAKAVLLLAWGEGKAPIIKETVEGEITELIPATFLQKHENAEILLDEAASAELTRSKAPWLVGPCVWDDKMIRLGVVWLCQELGKPILKLTDEDYNEHGMGDLIAEHGAAYGINIRVFNEMQRTITGWPGGKPNADDTHRPERKDPFPKRSLIFSPHPDDDVISMGGTLLRLVDQGHEVHVAYQTSGNIAVFDDAAMRFIDFALDFSKSFGQNSKEAEKLYTDSRDFLNSKVPGQPDSRELQQIKGLIRRGEAKSACRYCKVKDEHVHFLDMPFYETGRVKKKPIGEEDVQVIVDLLQKVKPQQIFAAGDLSDPHGTHRVCLDAIFKALDRLKGEEWLKECWVWLYRGAWQEWPVSEIEMAIPISPEELRRKREAIFKHQSQKDSALFPGNDPREFWQRAEDRNQNTAQIYDALGLPEYEAIEAFVRYHF; this is encoded by the coding sequence ATGTTAGCAGTTCATCCATCTACTACCTATCAATTTGAAAAAATCCCAACGAGGATTTATGAAAATTCTTCCATCGCTTCTAAAGAAGTTGCAGGTAGAATTGCCAGCCTCATTCGCCATAAAGCCCAAAAAGGAGAAATGGCGGTTCTGGGACTCGCTACGGGTTCGACTCCTACAGGGGTGTATAATGAACTCGTGCGTATGCATGAAGAAGAAGGCCTGAGCTTCCAGAATGTTATCAGCTTTAACCTGGATGAGTATTTCCCCATGGAGCCAGATGCTCTTCAGAGTTATCACCGCTTTATGAATGAATACCTTTTTGACAGGGTAGACATCAAAAGAGAAAATGTGAATATCCCTGATGGTACTTTGCCCCTGGAAGAAATCGATAAGTTTTGCCTGGAGTATGAAAAGAAGATCGAAGAAGTCGGAGGCCTTGATATACAGTTGCTGGGGATTGGTCGTACCGGCCACATTGGATTTAATGAACCGGGCTCTTCCATTAGCTCTCGTACCCGTATGATTGCCCTGGACCGTATTACCATTCGGGATGCAGCCAGTGATTTCTTTGCAGAGGAAAATGTGCCTCGTAGAGCCGTTACGATGGGCGTGGGAACGATCATGAGAGCCAAAGCAGTACTTCTCCTTGCATGGGGTGAGGGAAAAGCACCTATTATAAAAGAGACTGTAGAGGGAGAAATTACAGAATTGATTCCTGCTACTTTTCTCCAAAAACATGAAAACGCAGAGATCCTGCTTGATGAAGCTGCATCAGCTGAATTGACAAGGAGTAAAGCTCCCTGGCTGGTAGGACCTTGTGTATGGGATGATAAAATGATCCGACTCGGGGTAGTATGGCTTTGCCAGGAATTAGGAAAGCCTATCCTGAAACTTACAGATGAGGACTACAATGAGCATGGGATGGGAGATCTGATTGCTGAGCATGGAGCTGCCTATGGAATTAATATCCGCGTATTCAATGAAATGCAGAGAACGATCACGGGTTGGCCTGGAGGGAAACCCAATGCCGATGATACACATAGACCAGAAAGAAAAGATCCATTCCCAAAAAGAAGTTTGATTTTTAGTCCCCATCCGGATGATGATGTGATCTCTATGGGAGGAACTTTGTTGAGACTGGTTGATCAGGGACATGAAGTACATGTAGCCTATCAGACTTCTGGAAACATAGCTGTATTTGATGATGCTGCTATGCGTTTTATCGACTTTGCACTGGATTTCAGTAAATCCTTTGGGCAAAACTCCAAAGAAGCAGAGAAACTCTATACGGATAGTCGCGATTTCCTCAATAGTAAAGTGCCGGGGCAACCTGATTCGAGAGAATTGCAACAAATCAAAGGACTCATTAGAAGAGGAGAAGCAAAATCAGCATGTCGCTATTGCAAGGTGAAAGATGAGCATGTTCACTTCCTGGATATGCCTTTCTATGAAACGGGGCGAGTTAAGAAGAAGCCTATAGGAGAAGAAGATGTTCAGGTGATCGTAGACCTGTTGCAGAAGGTAAAGCCTCAGCAAATCTTTGCAGCGGGAGACCTCTCTGATCCTCATGGAACCCACCGTGTTTGTTTAGATGCTATATTTAAAGCACTGGATAGATTGAAAGGAGAGGAATGGTTGAAAGAATGCTGGGTATGGTTATACAGAGGTGCATGGCAGGAATGGCCAGTGAGTGAAATTGAAATGGCTATTCCGATTAGTCCTGAGGAATTGAGAAGAAAGAGAGAGGCGATTTTTAAGCACCAATCTCAAAAAGACAGTGCTCTCTTTCCTGGCAATGATCCACGTGAATTCTGGCAAAGAGCAGAAGATAGAAATCAAAATACTGCGCAGATCTATGATGCATTAGGTTTGCCAGAGTATGAAGCGATTGAAGCTTTTGTTCGCTATCATTTTTGA
- a CDS encoding DeoR/GlpR family DNA-binding transcription regulator: MQYTCRSLHELKVNSLMLKEERHTYILESIQKNQKVLTLELSEVLAVSEDTIRRDLKELSDKGQLKKVHGGAISLSLNPFDYKDREVYALDQKRQLASKAAEFVKDNSVVIIDGGTTNLELVKALPKSLSATVFTNSIPIASELADHPRIEVIFAGGRVLKQAQVTVGEEAIKTFSGLHADQCFLGIRSIHHQIGITEIDWEETQVKRAMINAAAEVLSLLIPEKIETVNPYKIGETQKLHKIISCLPDGDQRLDPYEGIGIQTV; this comes from the coding sequence ATGCAGTATACTTGCAGGAGTTTGCATGAATTGAAAGTGAATTCTCTTATGCTAAAAGAAGAAAGACATACTTACATCCTGGAATCCATTCAAAAGAATCAAAAAGTTCTCACCCTTGAATTAAGTGAGGTTCTTGCTGTTTCGGAGGATACCATCCGAAGGGATTTGAAAGAGTTGTCTGATAAGGGGCAATTGAAAAAAGTGCATGGAGGAGCAATTTCTCTCAGTTTAAATCCTTTTGACTATAAAGACCGGGAAGTATATGCTCTCGATCAAAAGAGACAACTTGCCAGTAAGGCAGCTGAATTTGTAAAAGATAATTCGGTAGTCATCATCGATGGCGGAACTACCAATCTGGAACTGGTAAAAGCTTTACCTAAAAGTTTATCAGCTACTGTCTTCACCAATAGTATCCCGATTGCCAGTGAACTAGCCGATCATCCCCGAATTGAGGTAATCTTTGCTGGCGGGAGAGTGTTGAAACAGGCTCAGGTTACCGTTGGAGAGGAAGCCATAAAGACTTTTAGCGGCTTGCATGCAGATCAGTGCTTCCTGGGAATAAGGAGTATTCATCATCAAATCGGCATCACAGAAATAGACTGGGAAGAAACCCAGGTGAAGCGGGCCATGATCAATGCCGCTGCTGAGGTGCTGAGTTTATTAATACCCGAAAAAATTGAAACTGTCAATCCCTATAAAATAGGGGAGACTCAAAAATTACATAAGATCATTAGTTGTCTGCCTGATGGGGATCAAAGATTAGATCCTTATGAAGGTATAGGCATTCAAACCGTATAA
- a CDS encoding serine hydrolase, which produces MKVPTHSLILYLLLFPSLIFSQEILNTSLSLNELEKKKSEVVLLKNQGELLPISNLQEKRILHISFDTKGKDFFQNSLALYAPVLNIRMRLADLPKRMDRISELASASNLIILSLHNSVSYSGLTTTERLAIRDFWEKLYKRPHTITTFFGSEEELQKLDVLSQSPVLLFSPSEHPINQEFCAQIIYGAISSQGRLRKDVGRVFHKGNGLRTTGDIRLSYNKAEAVSWDSERLKRRIDSLIEMAMDSMAFPGCQVVVAKNNQVIFNQNYGHHNYEKTRPVKSFDVYDLASVTKISAALPAIMFLKDEEKLRIDDPLSNYWTDFIKSNKRDLQIRPILAHQAGLIPYIVFWAKTQKKNGKFKGGTFKRDSSDTYNIKVYKDLYMNQKYRKKMYKAVRKSDVDSKQGYVYSGLSFLLYPQIVKNLSGMDFDQLLNERFYDQLGAGRLDFNPWKKIPINEIIPTEYDSLFRKEMVHGYVHDEAAAMMGGVSGNAGLFSNANDLAKLMQMYLNMGEYGGERYISRETMKEFSSYAYKKDDNRRGLGFDKPPLDGKSSYISKDASSLSFGHSGFTGTFTWVDPKHKLVLVFLSNRVHPTRNNRKLYSLKIREKLHQILYDEINWVNK; this is translated from the coding sequence ATGAAGGTTCCTACTCATTCTTTGATCCTTTACCTGCTCCTGTTCCCATCCCTTATCTTTTCCCAGGAAATCCTAAACACTTCCCTGAGCCTAAATGAGCTAGAGAAGAAAAAGTCAGAGGTCGTCCTATTGAAAAATCAGGGGGAACTTCTGCCAATTTCAAATTTGCAGGAAAAGCGCATCCTGCACATTTCTTTTGATACAAAGGGCAAGGATTTTTTTCAAAATAGCCTGGCTTTATATGCCCCGGTCTTGAATATCCGCATGCGTCTGGCCGATCTGCCCAAGAGGATGGACCGAATCAGTGAATTGGCCAGTGCTTCCAATTTGATCATTCTTAGCCTACATAATAGTGTCTCCTATAGCGGCTTGACAACAACAGAACGCCTGGCTATTCGGGATTTTTGGGAAAAGTTGTATAAACGCCCGCATACGATTACCACATTTTTTGGATCAGAAGAAGAGCTTCAAAAACTGGACGTACTTAGTCAGTCTCCGGTACTCCTTTTCTCTCCTTCAGAACATCCCATCAATCAGGAATTTTGTGCCCAGATCATTTACGGGGCAATTTCTTCCCAGGGAAGACTGCGAAAAGACGTGGGCCGGGTATTCCATAAAGGCAATGGACTCAGAACTACCGGAGATATTCGTCTCAGCTATAATAAGGCAGAAGCCGTTTCCTGGGATTCGGAGAGACTTAAAAGAAGAATTGATTCCTTGATAGAAATGGCCATGGATTCTATGGCCTTTCCGGGTTGTCAGGTAGTAGTTGCCAAAAACAATCAGGTGATTTTCAATCAGAATTATGGGCACCATAATTACGAAAAGACACGACCAGTTAAAAGCTTTGATGTCTATGATCTTGCCTCTGTTACCAAAATCTCAGCGGCTCTTCCAGCCATCATGTTTCTCAAGGATGAGGAAAAACTAAGAATAGATGACCCTTTGTCAAATTACTGGACAGACTTTATAAAATCTAATAAACGGGACCTTCAAATTCGTCCCATCCTGGCTCATCAGGCCGGATTGATTCCTTATATAGTTTTTTGGGCAAAGACTCAGAAGAAAAATGGGAAATTCAAAGGAGGAACCTTCAAACGAGACTCCAGTGATACCTATAATATAAAGGTGTATAAAGACCTTTATATGAATCAGAAGTATCGAAAGAAAATGTACAAGGCAGTGAGAAAGTCTGATGTTGACTCCAAACAGGGCTATGTGTATTCAGGATTGAGTTTTCTGTTGTATCCCCAAATTGTAAAGAATCTCAGCGGCATGGATTTCGATCAATTACTGAATGAGCGATTTTATGATCAACTAGGAGCTGGAAGATTGGATTTCAATCCCTGGAAAAAAATCCCGATCAATGAGATCATTCCGACCGAATATGATAGCTTGTTTAGAAAAGAAATGGTTCATGGCTATGTCCATGATGAAGCAGCAGCTATGATGGGAGGAGTTTCCGGGAATGCAGGTCTTTTTTCCAATGCAAATGATCTGGCCAAGCTTATGCAGATGTACCTCAACATGGGAGAATATGGAGGGGAGAGATATATCAGCCGGGAGACAATGAAAGAGTTTAGCAGCTATGCCTATAAAAAGGATGACAATCGGAGAGGATTGGGATTTGACAAACCCCCATTGGATGGAAAGAGCAGCTATATCTCCAAAGACGCATCTTCCCTTAGTTTTGGCCACTCTGGATTTACGGGAACATTTACCTGGGTTGATCCTAAACACAAACTGGTTTTGGTCTTTCTTTCCAATAGGGTTCATCCGACAAGAAATAACCGAAAGCTTTACAGTTTAAAAATCCGAGAAAAACTACATCAAATTCTCTACGATGAGATAAACTGGGTAAATAAGTAA